In the genome of Nonomuraea sp. NBC_00507, the window CGCACCTCGGCTGCAGCTACATAGAGGGTTGCACATTTGTGCGCATGGCAATGGTCGGGCCGGTCCCTAGATTGTCGGCATGACGTGGACAGAGCTGGTTATGACGTCGGCGCCGACGAAAGGTGACCAGCCGGCGGTGAGCGATGTCAGGACCGGTGAGGTGTTGTCGTACGCCGCGTTCGTGCGCCGCGTCACGCGTGCCGCGGCGGGCCTGCGCCGCCACGGCCTCCAGCAAGGCGAGCACGTGATCGTCGACGTCCCGCTCGGTGTGTCGTTGCCCGTCGCGGTCCACTCCGTCGCCTGGGCCGGTGGGATCGCGGCACTCAGGTCCACCGGCAAGGCCCGCATGATGATCACCTTGCGCGACTACGATCCGGCGGCCGTAAAGGCCGATCGGGTCTTCGCCTTCCGTCCGGGGCCGGGTGTCAGGCCGTTCGGTGAGTTGCTGGTCAGCGGTGCCGTGGACTTCGGTCCACTGGCGGGTCCCGCGCTCACGCTCGACGGCGCGCGCGTCTTCGACCACATCGAGCTGGCCGGCGACCTGCGCAGGGTGGCCACGCGCCTGGTGATCGGCAAGGACGACGTGGTGATCAGCGCGGTCAGCGAGCCGTTCACAGGTCTGCGGGTGCTGGACCTGGCGATGATGGCCGGCGCCCACGTCGTGCTCGCGCACGACCCCAGCGTGGTCGGGTGCCGCGTGCTGGCCGAGGAACACCGAGCCACCATGATCATCGCCCCTTACGACCTGGCCAGGCGGCTGCTCGGCGACCCCATCCTCGCGTTCGTGCGCGTCGTGGACGAGAGGGCGGTCGTCAGCTCACTCCGCCGGTGACCGTCCAGGGGCCCGCGGGTGCGGCCCCTGAGGTCGTGGGCTGTGAAACACTGTGCGAAAAGGGTGATCCTTCAGCGACGCAGGGTGACCAGATGCCAGAGCCCCCCAGGCACAACCTTCCCGCAGAGCCCAACCGGTTCGTCGGCCGCGAACGCGATGTCGACGATCTCCGCAGGTTGTTCGGCGAGACGCGGGTCGTGACCTTGTGCGGGGTCGGCGGCATCGGCAAGACCCGGCTGGCCCTGCGGGTCGCGGCGGGGCTGCTGTCCCGCTATCCCGACGGGGTCTGGCTGGTCGAGCTGGCCAGGCTGCGCCGGGCCGAGCTGGTCGTGCCGGAGATCGCCCGTGTGCTGCGGGTGCACCAGGAGGTCAACCGGCCGCTGCTCGACACCGTGACGGCCAGGCTGCGCGACCTGTGCTGCCTGCTGCTGCTCGACAACTGCGAGCACCTGGTCGACACGTGCGCCGAGGTGACGGCCGGGCTGGTGGCCTCCTGTCCGCGGCTGAGCGTCCTGGCCACCAGCAGGGAGCCGCTGCGCATCGCCAGCGAGCTGATCTGGCGGGTGCCGCCGCTCGATCTGCCCGACGCGGAGAGCGCCGACGCCGAGTCCGTGCAGTTGTTCCTGGACCGGGCGGCGGCCGCGGGCACCAGGCCGGGCCCTGGCGGCCTGTCCGACGTCATACGCCTGTGCCGGGCACTGGATGGGCTGCCGCTGGCCCTGGAGCTCGCCGCGGCCCGTACGAGCCTGCTCAGCCCCGGGCAGATCGCCGACCGCATCGACGACCGCTTCTCGCTGCTCACCACGGGTGGCCGCACCGCCCCCGCCCGGCAGCGCACACTGGCGGCGGCCGTCGAGTGGAGCCACGACCTGCTGTCGGCCAAGGAGCAGGTGCTGCTGCGCCGGCTGTCGGTGTTCGCCGGGGCCTTCGACCTGGATCTGGCCGAGCAGGTCTGCGCGGAGCAACCCATCGCGCCCGCGGATTTCGTGGACCTGCTGGGCAGCCTGGTCGACAAGTCGCTCGTGTTGTGCGACGAGAGCCGCACGCGCTATTGGCTGCTGGAGACCATCAAGCGTTACGCGCTCGAACGACTCCAGCAGGCCGGCGAGCGCGATGCGCTGCGCGAGCGGCACCTCCACGTGCTCTGTGAGCTGCAGGCGCGCCACTTCGCGACGGAGATGGTCGAGCCCGGCGTGCCGTGGCGCGAACGCCTGCGGGCACTCACCGCGAGCCGGAGCCTGCTCGACGATCAGCGGGTGGCGCTCGACTGGGCCGCCGAATCCGGGGACGTGTCACGGGGGCTGCACCTCTGCGCGACCAGCACCGGGCTGCTGCCGATCGGCGGCCTCACAGAGGTCGTCGCCTGGATCGAGCGCCTGCTCTCGCTCGACCTGTCCTGCGTGCCGGCCGAGCGGATCGCGCACGCCAAGGCGTACCTGGCCTATGGCCTGGAGGCGCGCGACGAGCTGAGCCGCTCGCTGGAGGTGGCCGAGGAGAGCCTGGCCGGGATGTCTCCGGTGGACGCGTTCTCCCGCAGCGCCATACTCAACACCATCGCGACGGTGCTGCTCCGCATGGGCCGGGCCGACGAGGCGCTGCGCTACGCGGAGGAGGGCCTGGCCGTAGCCGTCCGCTCCGGCGACCTCTGGAACCAGGCGGCGGGGCTGGCCGGGCTGTCAGCGGTGGCCCTGACCCGCGGCCGGGTGCGCGAGGCCCAGCGGCACGCCGAGGAGGCGCTCGCCCGAGCCCGCGAGCACGGCCACCGCTGGATCATGGCCGGGGCCGCGGCCCAGCTCGGCGCGGTGGCCGAGGCGCGCGGCGACCTGGCGACGGCCGAGGCCCACTACACGATGGCCGTCCCCTGGCTGCGGGAGCTGGGCAGCCGCGCCGACCTGGCCCGCTGCCTGGCCAGGATCGGCCGGGTCGCGGCGATGTCGCACGAGTTCGGCCTCGCCAGGGAGCGGCTTGCCGCGAGCCTCGCGCTGAGCAGGCAGACCGGGCAACGCCGGGGGGTGGCCCGCTGTCTCGCGGGGCTGTCGGTGCTGGCGGAGCACGAAGGCGACCTGGAGGGCGCCGTGCTGACCGCCGCGGCGGCGGCCGCGCTCCGCGAGTCGATCGGGCAACATTCGCCCACGATCAGGATCGAGGAGCTGCTCGGCAGGGCCCGTGCCAAACTGGGGGCGGGCCGCACCCTGTCGCTGTGGTCGCGTGGCCGGGCTATGAGCGCGGACGACGCCGCCCGCCACGTGCTGGAGGGCGAGCGCCCGGCGAGCGAGATTCCGGTGGCCGCCGAGCCCGTCAGGCACTCGCTCCTGACCGCCCGCGAGCACGAGATCGCCGGCCTGCTCACCCGCGGCCTGTCCAACCGGGCCATCGCGGAGGAGCTGGTGATCAGCCCGGCCACGGTCGCCCGGCATATCGCCAACATCATGGAAAAGCTCGGCTATACCTCCCGCGCGCAG includes:
- a CDS encoding LuxR C-terminal-related transcriptional regulator — encoded protein: MPEPPRHNLPAEPNRFVGRERDVDDLRRLFGETRVVTLCGVGGIGKTRLALRVAAGLLSRYPDGVWLVELARLRRAELVVPEIARVLRVHQEVNRPLLDTVTARLRDLCCLLLLDNCEHLVDTCAEVTAGLVASCPRLSVLATSREPLRIASELIWRVPPLDLPDAESADAESVQLFLDRAAAAGTRPGPGGLSDVIRLCRALDGLPLALELAAARTSLLSPGQIADRIDDRFSLLTTGGRTAPARQRTLAAAVEWSHDLLSAKEQVLLRRLSVFAGAFDLDLAEQVCAEQPIAPADFVDLLGSLVDKSLVLCDESRTRYWLLETIKRYALERLQQAGERDALRERHLHVLCELQARHFATEMVEPGVPWRERLRALTASRSLLDDQRVALDWAAESGDVSRGLHLCATSTGLLPIGGLTEVVAWIERLLSLDLSCVPAERIAHAKAYLAYGLEARDELSRSLEVAEESLAGMSPVDAFSRSAILNTIATVLLRMGRADEALRYAEEGLAVAVRSGDLWNQAAGLAGLSAVALTRGRVREAQRHAEEALARAREHGHRWIMAGAAAQLGAVAEARGDLATAEAHYTMAVPWLRELGSRADLARCLARIGRVAAMSHEFGLARERLAASLALSRQTGQRRGVARCLAGLSVLAEHEGDLEGAVLTAAAAAALRESIGQHSPTIRIEELLGRARAKLGAGRTLSLWSRGRAMSADDAARHVLEGERPASEIPVAAEPVRHSLLTAREHEIAGLLTRGLSNRAIAEELVISPATVARHIANIMEKLGYTSRAQIAVWAAEHSSNPSA
- a CDS encoding AMP-binding protein, which encodes MTSAPTKGDQPAVSDVRTGEVLSYAAFVRRVTRAAAGLRRHGLQQGEHVIVDVPLGVSLPVAVHSVAWAGGIAALRSTGKARMMITLRDYDPAAVKADRVFAFRPGPGVRPFGELLVSGAVDFGPLAGPALTLDGARVFDHIELAGDLRRVATRLVIGKDDVVISAVSEPFTGLRVLDLAMMAGAHVVLAHDPSVVGCRVLAEEHRATMIIAPYDLARRLLGDPILAFVRVVDERAVVSSLRR